The following proteins are encoded in a genomic region of Arachis stenosperma cultivar V10309 chromosome 4, arast.V10309.gnm1.PFL2, whole genome shotgun sequence:
- the LOC130976265 gene encoding CASP-like protein 2B1, which yields MSYLGVGFSPGTVLAYHSTNLKLFDKRIKIAELVLRFMILGLGVVAAVLIRTDSQVKVFFSFEKEAKFTDVKALVFLVVANGLAAGYSLIQGLRCVVSLVRGSVLFNKPLAWAIFSADQVWC from the exons ATGAGTTATTTGGGTGTAGGTTTTAGTCCTGGAACAGTTCTAGCGTACCATAGCACAAACCTGAAATTGTTCGATAAGAGGATCAAGATAGCTGAGTTGGTGTTAAGGTTTATGATTCTTGGTCTTGGAGTTGTTGCAGCTGTTCTTATTAGAACTGATTCACAAGTGAAGGTGTTTTTCTCCTTTGAGAAGGAAGCTAAATTCACTGATGTTAAGGCTTTGGT ATTCTTGGTTGTTGCGAATGGTTTGGCTGCTGGATACTCTTTGATTCAAGGACTCCGTTGTGTTGTGAGTTTGGTTAGGGGAAGTGTTCTCTTCAACAAGCCCTTAGCTTGGGCCATTTTCTCTGCTGATCAG GTCTGGTGTTGA